In a genomic window of Gambusia affinis linkage group LG04, SWU_Gaff_1.0, whole genome shotgun sequence:
- the LOC122829899 gene encoding calmodulin-regulated spectrin-associated protein 3-like isoform X3, giving the protein MVDSPSAMKKAFTVPEIKPLDKYDFGRARMCASVRWLLSKSYGSAENVPVELREPLYRDQYEEEHLKPSVAKLLLSPETYCRTQALLAQGHKGPAPAAQGPPADNSALLQFLTKKGFCPKVQEADVTEGDLSKNPINTKAHLAVIDSLMSLSAKETTEQVKMAAEVEQIGVGAPWENALLFWVNRLNQKLRESTEEEELPKSQTCTDLQPVEESCQSNRWYWKLVPIRYRKDKVQSKLTPTFPLVSAVKDLSNGCAIAAVLHYYCPSLLPLEDVCLKDTMSVADSVYNLQLIKEFCESNLQSCCPLAVEDLLYAPPALHLNMMSFIAELLEWFEVKKPDFVKPIQPVDLTDISGLLDCTSPVIGNSNSGSPSFIFKQPFVPISSPVSPENKSWTKKQIGRPLSAVTFSIPFGLDSDVDIVMGNPIDSVFRSVSTDNLATGIPALSSPAAAAGMTRVPFSPPEDLSHLVSASAPSQRSSWFPYAQTAPLGELPTIEEARQVVHIPGGKDRKKGRSTEKSGRNGFTSRPEPRLCPEGAPAGFFLHSPEEDGPLLSSSAPCRSGVQYRPVRGDAGSAERQGRRERSRKHSDMSRDDDSVLRDGSIDSSEASDDAPRNAPGNIRPSAGRESHNNSSPRMTSFAERRDNRRRHPATPGEELTSAPTPTTPTPGTPYTPSTPVSSQQGSPGLRGPEPGSEAWELGARLEEKRKNIEAQKRRIEAIFARHRQKLGKNAFLQLKREQGEGGVEGAEEDGLTLEERLTRMEEQLKQEEEKETGKDKPPVSNLPRLEKQVTFSVDSKKTGEKEKGAEMGEKKGTEKGGEGVIVEYNEVVQKLSEALQSLQKDMQKLTEQQQQLMSNQKPRNMSKTTPRSSSKTPPHTPTKTPPRTPTRTPSRSATKAWVIPAASNTSPASSPSRRSHLPSSSASPKAVISSSCPAPRTKLHSFSSPRSPKHSTRPHHNQPHPRPSELKFPPLNRVLTPTQNVDTIPHLRRVSPSKCQVQTSSSFRIGGPRTPQGPPQPIQLLPPPPDESTSDTGSSETPTQFSLELEQEDSESVGALPVMPQFRQERPRAVGGSSSGAPSECSFESDTLSLSAAFSAGGEGERDDSPRQPCSLIEASLSSVGGPEGGSDEPTDEGQEFSSDSMSDHTESAAEAARGPVPQQQDATSPLNGAAEGSDGPEAQTEPAEEHSGFTEAAEPGGDKKEEQGTRGGVGFFFKEDVHSEGEMAQRRALLLERQQKRAEELKRRRQWHEQERENRPASSERRAASPSNTSPSHTPPATPARRGDFTRGEYERRQQLRIMEDLDKVLKQKTTNHPGRTAAKKTRSRPRSMTREETKLSLSPAKGAPGSQLTKVYSHSSLNLAATDEPGNNIKKAQSSRVGSPSPCVTPSRPINQNGDRDWESGSNGTSPAPEYTGPKLFKEPSFKSNKFIIHNALSRCCLAGKVNESQKNKIVEEMEKSSANHFLILFRDASCQFRGVYTMNPDTQELVRLAGVGPRSVSSGQVESIFKYSSDRKQFSSIPSKTMGMSVDAFTIPSQLWQGGGGGSGAGGGGSRRASVAKKVAVSK; this is encoded by the exons ATGGTGGACTCTCCCAGCGCCATGAAGAAAGCCTTTACGGTGCCGGAGATCAAGCCGCTGGACAAATACGACTTCGGCCGGGCCAGGATGTGCGCCAGCGTCCGGTGGCTGCTGTCCAAGTCGTACGGCTCTGCAG AAAACGTCCCGGTGGAGCTCCGGGAGCCGCTGTACAGGGACCAGTACGAAGAAGAGCACCTGAAGCCGTCCGTCGCCAAGCTGCTCCTCTCCCCAGAGACCTACTGTCGAACCCAGGCCCTGCTGGCTCAGGGGCACAAGGGCCCCGCTCCGGCAGCGCAGGGGCCCCCAGCCGACAACTCGGCTCTGCTGCAGTTCCTCACCAAGAAAGGGTTCTGCCCGAAGGTGCAGGAGGCCGACGTCACCGAGGGGGACCTGAGCAAGAACCCCATCAACACG AAAGCGCATCTGGCCGTCATCGACTCGCTGATGTCACTGTCCGCCAAAGAGACAACCGAGCAGGTCAAGATGGCGGCCGAGGTGGAGCAGATTGGCGTTGGGGCGCCGTGGGAGAACGCGCTGCTGTTCTGGGTCAACCGG TTGAACCAGAAGTTAAGAGAAagcacagaggaagaggagcttcCCAAGTCACAAACATGCACCGATCTGCAGCCTGTTGAAGAAtcg TGTCAGTCCAACCGCTGGTACTGGAAACTAGTCCCC ATTCGCTATAGAAAGGACAAAGTGCAGTCCAAGCTTACTCCCACTTTCCCTTTGGTTTCTGCGGTCAAAGATCTTTCTAACGGCTGCGCCATAGCTGCTGTTCTACACTACTACTGCCCCAGCCTGCTACCTCTAGAGG ATGTTTGTCTGAAGGACACCATGTCTGTGGCCGACAGCGTCTACAACCTACAGCTGATCAAGGAGTTTTGTGAGAGTAACTTACAGAGCTGCTGCCCCCTGGCTGTGGAGGACCTGCTGTACGCTCCACCAGCTCTTCAT CTGAATATGATGAGCTTCATAGCAGAGCTGCTGGAGTGGTTTGAGGTTAAGAAGCCGGATTTTGTGAAGCCCATCCAACCCGTTGACCTCACAG ATATCTCAGGATTACTTGACTGTACAAGTCCTGTCATTGGGAACAGCAACAG TGGCTCTCCATCGTTCATCTTCAAACAGCCTTTTGTGCCCATCTCCTCCCCAGTGTCTCCAG AAAACAAGAGCtggacaaagaaacaaatcGG TCGTCCTCTGTCAGCAGTGACGTTCAGCATCCCATTCGGCCTGGACAGTGATGTTGACATTGTCATGGGAAACCCAATAGATTCTGTCTTTCGCTCTGTCAGCACCGACAACCTCGCCACGGGCATCCCGGCTCTGAGCTCACCGGCAGCGGCAGCAGGGATGACTCGCGTCCCCTTCAGCCCTCCAGAGGACCTGAGCCACCTGGTCAGCGCCTCAGCCCCATCACAGCGTTCCTCCTGGTTCCCCTATGCACAAACGGCGCCGTTGGGAGAGCTGCCGACCATCGAGGAGGCCCGGCAGGTGGTTCACATACCCGGTGGCAAAGATAGAAAGAAGGGAAGATCGACTGAGAAGAGTGGACGCAATGGGTTTACAAGCCGGCCGGAGCCAAGGCTGTGTCCAGAGGGAGCTCCTGCAGGGTTCTTTCTCCACTCCCCTGAAGAGGACGGTCCCCTGCTCAGCAGCTCGGCTCCCTGTCGCTCTGGAGTCCAGTACCGACCGGTCAGAGGGGATGCTGGGAGTGCTGAACGACAAGGTCGGAGAGAGCGATCAAGAAAGCACTCTGATATGTCACGCGACGATGACTCCGTCTTGAGAGACGGCAGCATTGACTCATCCGAAGCATCGGATGACGCTCCCAGGAACGCCCCCGGGAACATTCGGCCGTCTGCCGGCAGGGAGAGTCACAACAACAGCAGCCCACGCATGACGAGCTTCGCCGAGCGCCGAGACAACAGACGGAGACACCCGGCCACTCCAGGGGAAGAGTTGACTTCCGCTCCGACCCCAACAACTCCAACCCCAGGCACGCCATACACTCCCTCCACCCCAGTGTCCAGTCAGCAGGGGAGTCCGGGTCTCCGAGGGCCAGAGCCGGGCTCTGAAGCCTGGGAGCTGGGTGCCCGGCTTGAAGAGAAGCGCAAAAATATCGAGGCCCAAAAGAGACGCATCGAAgctatttttgcaaggcacaggCAGAAACTTGGAAAAAATGCTTTCCTTCAGCTGAAAAGAGAGCAAGGCGAGGGGGGGGTGGAGGGCGCAGAGGAGGACGGCTTGACCCTTGAGGAGCGTCTGACTCGAATGGAGGAGCAActgaaacaggaggaggagaaggagacgGGGAAAGACAAACCGCCTGTTTCCAACCTGCCTCGTTTGGAGAAACAGGTCACCTTCTCCGTGGACAGCAAGAAAACAGGcgagaaagaaaaaggagcagagatgggagaaaaaaaaggcacagaGAAAGGAGGGGAAGGTGTCATTGTGGAGTACAATGAGGTGGTGCAGAAGTTGAGTGAAGCCCTGCAGTCTCTCCAAAAAGACATGCAGAAACTTAcggaacagcagcagcagctcatgaGCAACCAAAAACCCAGGAATATGTCCAAAACCACCCCACGAAGTAGTTCCAAAACTCCTCCCCACACACCAACAAAGACACCACCAAGAACACCGACCAGGACTCCCTCCAGGAGCGCCACTAAGGCCTGGGTGATCCCTGCTGCTTCCAACACCTCACCTGCATCCTCTCCATCCCGCCGCTCCCACCTTCCTTCCTCCTCCGCCTCTCCCAAAGCGGTCATCTCCAGCTCATGCCCAGCTCCTCGAACTAAGCTCCACTCCTTCTCCTCCCCTCGCAGCCCCAAACACAGCACCCGTCCCCACCACAACCAGCCCCACCCACGGCCCTCTGAGCTCAAGTTCCCTCCGCTCAACCGCGTTTTGACGCCCACGCAGAACGTGGACACCATCCCGCACCTGCGCCGTGTCTCTCCCAGCAAGTGTCAAGTCCAGACATCGTCTTCCTTCCGCATCGGCGGACCTCGGACCCCTCAGGGGCCTCCTCAGCCCATTcagctgctgccgccgccgcctgACGAGAGCACCTCAGACACGGGCTCCAGTGAGACGCCCACCCAGTTCAGCCTGGAGCTGGAACAGGAGGACTCAGAGTCCGTTGGGGCACTTCCGGTCATGCCTCAGTTCAGACAAGAGAGGCCGAGGGCCGTCGGAGGCAGCAGCTCCGGCGCTCCTTCTGAGTGCTCGTTTGAGAGCGACACGCTGTCCCTTTCTGCTGCGTTCAGCGCAGGAGGTGAAGGAGAAAGAGACGACAGTCCTAGGCAGCCCTGCAGCCTGATTGAGGCGTCTCTGTCATCTGTTGGAGGGCCAGAAGGGGGCAGCGATGAACCGACTGACGAGGGCCAGGAGTTTTCCTCTGATTCCATGAGTGACCACACAGAATCTGCTGCCGAGGCTGCAAGAGGACCAGTTCCTCAACAGCAAGACGCAACAAGCCCACTTAATGgagcagcagagggcagcgATGGGCCAGAAGcacaaacagaaccagcagaggaGCACAGCGGATTCACCGAGGCAGCAGAACCAGGCGGGGACAAGAAAGAAGAACAGGGGACAAGAGGAGGAGTCGGGTTCTTCTTCAAG gagGATGTGCACAGTGAAGGGGAGATGGCTCAGCGGAGAGCTCTGCTGTTAGAAAGACAGCAGAAGAGAGCAGAGGAGCTGAAACGGAGGAGACAATGGCATGAacaggagagagaaaacag ACCGGCGTCCTCTGAAAGAAGAGCGGCGTCGCCCTCCAACACCTCGCCGTCCCACACCCCTCCTGCCACCCCAGCGCGCCGCGGCGACTTCACACGAGGCGAGTACGAGCGGCGGCAGCAGCTGAGGATCATGGAGGACCTGGACAAAGTCCTGAAGCAGAAAACGACCAACCACCCGGGTCGAACGGCCGCGAAGAAAACCCGCTCACGGCCTCGCAGCATGACCCGGGAGGAAACCAAGCTGTCTCTGAGTCCAGCCAAAGGGGCTCCTG GTTCTCAGCTGACGAAGGTCTACTCACACTCCTCACTAAACCTCGCAGCTACAGACGAGCCTGGAAACAACATCAAGAAAGCCCAGAG CAGCCGCGTTGGTTCACCTTCGCCATGTGTGACGCCAAGCAGACCCATAAATCAGAACGGAGACAGAGACTGGGAGTCTGGTTCCAACGGGACCTCGCCTGCCCCAGAATACACAG gTCCAAAACTCTTCAAAGAGCCAAGCTTCAAGTCCAATAAGTTCATCATTCACAACGCTTTGTCGCGCTGCTGCCTGGCCGGAAAGGTGAACgagtcacaaaaaaacaagatagtCGAG GAGATGGAGAAGAGCTCCGCCAACCACTTCCTCATTCTCTTCCGCGACGCCAGCTGTCAGTTCAGGGGCGTCTACACCATGAACCCCGACACCCAGGAGCTGGTGCGGCTGGCGGGCGTGGGGCCGCGCTCCGTCAGCTCCGGCCAGGTGGAGTCCATCTTCAAATACAGCTCCGACAGGAAGCAGTTCAGCTCCATCCCGTCAAAAACCATGGGGATGAGCGTCGACGCCTTCACCATCCCCAGCCAGCTGTGGCAGGGCGGCGGCGGTGGCAGCGGAGCGGGGGGCGGCGGCAGCAGGAGGGCTAGCGTCGCTAAGAAGGTGGCCGTCTCCAAGTGA